CACCAGATGATGCACCTGCAAAGTTCCGCGACCAACGTTGGTTAGAAATTCAACCAGGTATTGCTATTGACCTCGAAGGAAATCCAATTATTGTAGACTCATCTATTGACCGTAGATTTAGAATTTCGACTGCAGCTCCTACAACCGGAAGCGTGACAGTATATTTAGTTACAAGTTATGTAGAGCCGCAAAACCCAGGACTGAGACAAAGCTCTGACCTAATTCGCGAATGGTTCCGGTTTGATGAAAAGACTAGCCCACCCAATGAAAGGGAAATAGAATTATGCCGTATTCGTTTGTCACCAGGTACGGTGCAGCTAGAAAACCCAACAGATGTATTATTTCCCGAAGTTAACCAGTTAGATTTGCGCTACCGTCCTCAAGCAAAAGCCAGACCGCAATCTGTTGTTCGTCTAGCGACAACACTCAATGCAAGCGATCGCACTTTCTATAATCTTGCCTATTTAATGCAATCTGTAGAGGTACTTTACCCAGCTTTGCAGGGAGTCACGCCCATTGGACAGATAATGCTAACAGAAGTCAACGATTATGATTTAGTTTATCTAACAGCTTGGCAAGCATTACATCTTGAGCCAGCAGAACTAAATGCACTTAGCCAATATTTACAAACAGGTGGCGTAATTTTGATTGAAGTTTCGAGTAAGAGTTCCAAATTAACAAGGGACATCAAAAATTTAATTGCAGACGAATTCCAGATTACAATGCAAACCTGGCAAACCTTAAATAATCAACATCCATTACGAACTCAACC
This genomic interval from Scytonema hofmannii PCC 7110 contains the following:
- a CDS encoding DUF4159 domain-containing protein; its protein translation is MAHQIFPSPSINPLQRLHVYDSLMMNAERWHLAHYYHRHRQNIHYQSLNDPGVVSGLGVRVTAPPDDAPAKFRDQRWLEIQPGIAIDLEGNPIIVDSSIDRRFRISTAAPTTGSVTVYLVTSYVEPQNPGLRQSSDLIREWFRFDEKTSPPNEREIELCRIRLSPGTVQLENPTDVLFPEVNQLDLRYRPQAKARPQSVVRLATTLNASDRTFYNLAYLMQSVEVLYPALQGVTPIGQIMLTEVNDYDLVYLTAWQALHLEPAELNALSQYLQTGGVILIEVSSKSSKLTRDIKNLIADEFQITMQTWQTLNNQHPLRTQPFLFAALGRINEKNIQLSYGGGIILLEGDLSDAWGIDDNLTLERNDIRTAQELGINILNFALQRRKITLQLLGS